The DNA window ATCCCGACGACGCAGGAGAGACCGAGTGGACACCACACCGCAGCCCGACGCTCCACCCGCACCGGCAGGACCCGACCCTCAGCAGCTCCAACGCATCGCTGACGGCGAGGAGTTCCACGGACTGCGTCGCGCCTTCCGGGGCTTCGCCTTCCCGCTCACGGTGGGCTTCATCGCCTGGTACCTGCTCTATGTGCTGCTCTCCAACTACGCCGGCGGCTTCATGGGCACCACCGTGGTCGGCCACATCAATGTCGCCCTGGTGATGGGCCTGCTCCAGTTCGCCACCACCTTTGCCATCGCCTGGCTCTACTCCCGCCACGCGGCCCGCCGACTGGACCCGCCCGCCGCCGCGATCCGCGAGCGCTTCTCCGCCTCCCAGGAGGGTGTCGAATGACCGCCTCGGTCCTGCTCTCCGCCGGCGCCACCGAGCACCGCACCCTGACCATTACCCTTTTCACCATCTTTGTACTGATTACCCTGGGCATCACCATCTGGGCCGGCCGCCAGACCAAGGACGCCACCGACTTCTACGCCGGCGGACGCTCCTTCACCGGCTTCCAGAACGGCCTCGCCATCTCCGGCGACTACATGTCCGCCGCGTCCTTCCTCGGTATCGCCGGCGCCATCGCCCTCTTCGGCTACGACGGCTTCCTCTACTCCATCGGCTTCCTGGTCGCCTGGCTGGTCGCCCTGCTGCTGGTCGCCGAACCCCTGCGCAACTCCGGCCGCTACACCATGGCCGACGTCCTGGCCTTCCGGATGCGCCAGCGCCCGGTCCGCACCGCGGCGGGCATCTCCACCATTGTGGTGTCGATCTTCTACCTGCTGGCCCAGATGGTCGGCGCCGGCTCCCTGGTGGCCCTGCTGCTCGGCGTCACCGGCGACGCCCCCAAGCAGTGGACCATCGTCGGGGTCGGCGCGCTGATGGTGCTCTATGTCGCCATCGGCGGGATGAAGGGCACCACCTGGGTGCAGATCGTCAAGGCGGTGCTGCTGATCGCCGGCACCCTGCTGATCACGATCCTGGTGCTGGCCAAGTACCACTTCAACCCGTCGTCGCTGCTCGGCGCCGCCTCCGAGGCCAGCGGCAAGGGCGCGGCCTTCCTGGAACCAGGGCTCAAGTACGGACTGACCGGGACCACCAAACTCGACTTCCTCAGCCTGGCCGTCGCCCTGGTGCTGGGCACCGCCGGACTGCCGCACATCCTGGTCCGCTTCTACACCGTCCCCACCGCGCACGCCGCCCGCAAGTCGGTGATCTGGGCCATCGGCATCATCGGCGCCTTCTATCTGATGACCCTCGCCCTGGGCTTCGGCGCCGCCGCCCTGGTCGGCCCGGACGCCATCAAGGCGTCCAACGCGGCGGGCAACACCGCCGCCCCGCAGCTCGCCGAGGCGGTCGGCGGCGGAGCCGGGTCCACCGGGGGCGCGATCCTGCTCGCGGTGATCTCGGCGGTGGCCTTCGCCACCATCCTGGCCGTGGTCGCCGGACTCACCCTGGCCTCCTCCGCCTCCTTCGCCCATGACCTGTGGGCCAATGTGATCCGGCGCGGCAAGGCGGGGGAGCGGGAGGAGGTCTCCACGGCCAAGATCGCCGCCGTGGTGATCGGCGCCATCGCCATCCTGCTCTCCCTCTTCGCGGACAAGCTCAACGCAGCGGCCCTGGTCGCCCTGGCCTTCGCGGTGGCAGCCTCCGCCAACCTGCCGACGCTGCTCTACAGCCTCTTCTGGAAGCGGTTCACCACCACCGGAGCCGTCTGCTCCATCTACGGCGGCCTGGCCACCTCGGTGCTGCTGGTGGTCTTCTCCCCGGTGGTCTCCGGCAAGCCCACCTCGCTGGTCCCGGGCTCCGACTTCGCCTGGTTCCCGCTGGAGAACCCCGGACTGGTCTCCATCCCCATCGGCTTCCTGCTCGGCTGGATCGGCACCCTGCTCTCCAAGGAGACCGCCGACCCCGCCAAGTACGCCGAACTGGAGGTGCGCTCGCTGACCGGCCTCGGGGCCCACTGAGCCGGGTCCACCGCACCGGGCAGGTCATACGGCGGCCACCTCCGCTGTTCGACCCAGCGATTAAGCTGGGCCGAGGAATGAGGAGGTGGCCGCCGTACTCATCGACTCCTTCGGCCGCACAGCCGTCGATCTGCGCGTGTCGCTGACCGACCGCTGCAATCTGCGGTGCACCTACTGCATGCCCGAGGAGGGGATGCAGTGGCTCGCCAAGCCGCAGCTGCTGACCGACGAGGAGATCGTCCGGCTGGTCCGCATCGCCACCACCGACCTGGGCGTCACCGAGGTCCGCTTCACCGGCGGGGAACCGCTGCTCCGCCCCGGCCTGGTGGGGATCGTCGCCGACTGCGCCGCCCTGGAGCAGCGCCCCCGGCTCTCCCTCACCACCAACGCCATCGGCCTCGCCCGCACCGCCGCCGCGCTGCGCGACGCCGGGCTGGACCGGGTCAATGTCTCGCTGGACACCCTCGACCCGGACACCTTCCACACCCTCAGCCGGCGCCACCGCCACCAGGACGTACTGGACGGGCTGGCCGCCGCCGAGAAGGCCGGACTGGCCCCGGTCAAGGTCAACACCGTGCTGCTGCGCGGCGTCAACGACCACGAGGCCCCCGACCTGCTCGCCTGGTGCCTGGAGCACGGCTATGAGCTCCGCTTCATCGAGCAGATGCCGCTGGACGCGCAGCACGGCTGGCAGCGCGCCTCGATGGTCACCGCCGAGGAGATCCTGGAGCGCCTCGCCGCCCGCTTCACCCTCACCCCCGAGCCCGCCGCCCGGCGCGGCGCGGCCCCCGCCGAACGCTGGCTGGTGGACGGCGGCCCGGCCCGGGTGGGCGTGATCGCCTCCGTCACCCGCCCGTTCTGCCGCGCCTGCGACCGTACCCGCCTCACCGCCGACGGCCAGGTCCGCAACTGCCTCTTCGCCCGCGAGGAGACCGACCTGCGCACGGCCCTGCGCAGCGGTGGCTCGGACGCGGAGATAGCGGACCTGTGGCGGGCCGCGATGTGGGGCAAGAAGGCGGGTGCGGGCATCGACGACCCGGACTTCCTGCAACCTGCCCGCCCGATGTCCGCCATCGGCGGCTGACCCCGCCGCCTGCCTGCCTGCATGCCCTGACTGGCTGCCTGCCCCGCCCGGCTGCCCGCCCGGCTACTCCGGCGGCTGCTCCGACCACTCGGCCAGCGGGACCACATCCTTGAGGAACCCCCGCACGCCCAGGAACTGCGACAGCTGCTCGCGGTGCTCCTCGCACGCCAGCCAGGTTTTGCGCCGGTCGGGGGTGTGCAGCTTGGGGTTGTTCCAGGCCAGCACCCACACCGCCGCCGCCCGGCAGCCCTTGGCCGAGCAGACCGGGGCGCCCCCGGGGCCGTCCGCCGCGAGGCCGGGCCCGCCACCGCCCAGCGGGAGGCCGAAGGCGGGCTGGGGCTGCTGAGGGGTGCTCATCGTGTGTTTCCTGACGGTGCCGGGACGGTCTCCCGGCCAGTCTTCCACCCGCCGCCCGCGCCTCGCGCCGGGCCGGTACAGATGGCGACGCCGGGCAGCCACGGGGGGAGCCGCCCGGCGTCGGTCCATCGCTCCGACGGGGGATGCGGAGCGCGTAGGCAGTATGACACGGGCAAGGTCCGCTGAGACCAGGGAACCCCTCGATTGGTTCGAGCTTGCTCCGAGGGTGCCGCAGGGCAGCTGTGAACTCCCAGGTCAGCTGCGTTCCCGAGCCCGTTCCTCCGCTTCGCCGACCACCGTCACCGGCTCCTCCGGCTCCTCCGACGCCTGCTCGGCGTCCCGGTCCGGCCCGGCCAGCGGCGGGGGCTCGCTATGGACGAAGCTGCTGGGCAGCCCCGGCGCGTTCTCCCGGCCGGCGTTGGCCACCACCACGGCGATATAGGGCAGGATCGCGCCACCCACCAGCGCCACGATGGCCAGTGGCCGCTCCACGTTCCACAGCACCACCGCGAGGATCACACAGAGGGTGCGGATCGACATCGAGATGATGTAGCGCCGCTGACGGCCCCGCACATCATCCGTGAGGCTGGCCCGCGCTCCGGTGATCCGGAACACCTCTCCACGCCCGATGCTCTTGCCCATCGCCCACTCGCCGCCCTTGTCCCCGCCCCGATTCCGATCCCCGGGTCCTCTTCCACCGTACGCCGCGCCCTCCGGCCCGACGAGGGCGCCCCGGCGGTACCCGGGTGAGCGGGCCCGAAGACAGCAGGGAGTAACGGCCGCACACCGAGGGCAGATGCCCCATGCACCCCGGCGCCGGTCCGGGTGCGACAGGGAGAGAACATGTCGTTCATATGGGCCATCATCGCGGGCCTCATCATCGGCCTGCTGGCCAAGCTGGTGCTGCCCGGTCGGCAGCCGATCCCGCTCTGGCTGACCATCATCCTCGGCATCGTCGGCGGCCTGGTCGGCAATGCGCTCGCCTCGGCGTTCGGCGTACGGCACACCAGTGGCATCGACTGGATCCGGCACATCTTCCAGATCGGCGCGGCGGCCGTGCTGATCGCCGTGTTCAGCCCCATGTGGGGCCGGCGGAACGTGTAGTGCCCCGCCGGTGTGCGGCGGCGGCCGGGCGGAACACCCGCCCGGCCGGCCGCCGCTTCCGCCGCTACGACGCCTGGCTGACCGAGCTCATATTGAAGTCCGGCACCCGTACGGGTGGCATCGCGGCCCGGGTGAACCAGTCGCCCCACTCGCGGGGCAGGCAGCGCTCGGTGCGGCCCGCCTCGGTGATCCGGCCGAGCAGGTCCACCGGCGACTCATTGAACCGGAAGTTGTTGACCGCGCCGACCACCTCGCCGCCCTCCACCAGGTAGACGCCGTCCCGGGTGAGACCGGTGAGCAGCAGCGTCGCCGGGTCCACCTCCCGGATGTACCAGAGGCAGGTGAGCAGCAGCCCTCGCTCGGTGCGGGCCACCATCTCCTCCAGGGTCGGCGCACCGGCCCGGTCGGCGGTCTCCAGCACCAGGTTGTCCACCGACGGCCTGACCGGCAGCCCGGTCAGCCCGGCCGAGTGGCGGCTGGTGAGCAGATTGGCCAGCTCGCCGTCCCGCACCCAGTCGGTCGCCGCCAGCGGCAGCCCGTTGTCGAACGCCGACTGGTCGCCCCCGGAGGAGTGCGCGACCACGAACGGGGCGGACTCCAGCCCCGGCTCCGCCGGGTCCGAGCGCAGCGTCAGCGGCAGCGGGGACAGCCGCTCGCCCAGCCGGGTGGCGCCGCCGGTCCGGCTGAAGACCGTACGGCCCTCGGCGGCGTCCCGGCCGCCGAGCGACCAGCCGAGGTAGACCATCAGGTCGGCGACGGCGGACGGCGGCAGCAGCGTCTCGTACCGCCCGGCCGGCAGGTCGATCCGCCGCTTGCCCCAGGCCAGCCGCTGCGCCAGCTGCTCCTCCAGGGCACCCGGGTCCACATCGCGGAAGTCGCGGGTGGCGGCCCCGGCCCAGGCCGAGCCCGCCAGGTCGGCCGTCTTGGCGTTGAGCTCCACGGTGCCGGTGGGCTGGTCGTGGCGCAGCCGCAGGCCGGTGGAGGTGCCCAGGTAGGTGGAGGTCATCTCGTGCCGGGCGAACCCGTACAGCAGCCTGCCGCCGTCCCTGGAGCGGGCGAACGCCTCGCCCAGCGCGGGGGCGAAGTCGCCGAAGACGCCGATGTCGGTCTCGGCCGGGGCTGCGGTGAAGCCGGCGTCGGCGGCGGCGCCGCCGACCAGTGGCTGGGCGTCCTCGGCCGGACCCGCGTCGCGGGCGGCCTGCTCGGCGGCCCGGACCAGCGACTCCAGTTCGTCGGCGGTGACCGCCTCGCGGGAGACCACCCCGGAGGCGGTGCCCTCGGCGCCGTCCACGGTGGCGATCACGGTGAGGGTGCGGCTGCGGGTGACGCCGTTGGTGGTGAGCGCGTTGGCCGCCCAGCGGAGGTTGGCGGAGGACTCCTCGTCGGCGATCACGATGCAGCCGTCGGCGCGGGAGAGCTCCAGCGCCCGCTCGACGATCTCGTGCGGCGCCGGCTGCGTCGCCCGGCCGTGGGTGGACTCCATCAGCGACCCGCCTCCTGCTGGGTGTTGAGCACATTGACGTCGCGGAAGAGCGCCGACGGGCAGCCGTGGCTGACGGCGGCGGTCTGGCCCGGCTGGGCCTTG is part of the Peterkaempfera bronchialis genome and encodes:
- a CDS encoding DUF485 domain-containing protein, which produces MDTTPQPDAPPAPAGPDPQQLQRIADGEEFHGLRRAFRGFAFPLTVGFIAWYLLYVLLSNYAGGFMGTTVVGHINVALVMGLLQFATTFAIAWLYSRHAARRLDPPAAAIRERFSASQEGVE
- a CDS encoding solute symporter family protein, whose product is MTASVLLSAGATEHRTLTITLFTIFVLITLGITIWAGRQTKDATDFYAGGRSFTGFQNGLAISGDYMSAASFLGIAGAIALFGYDGFLYSIGFLVAWLVALLLVAEPLRNSGRYTMADVLAFRMRQRPVRTAAGISTIVVSIFYLLAQMVGAGSLVALLLGVTGDAPKQWTIVGVGALMVLYVAIGGMKGTTWVQIVKAVLLIAGTLLITILVLAKYHFNPSSLLGAASEASGKGAAFLEPGLKYGLTGTTKLDFLSLAVALVLGTAGLPHILVRFYTVPTAHAARKSVIWAIGIIGAFYLMTLALGFGAAALVGPDAIKASNAAGNTAAPQLAEAVGGGAGSTGGAILLAVISAVAFATILAVVAGLTLASSASFAHDLWANVIRRGKAGEREEVSTAKIAAVVIGAIAILLSLFADKLNAAALVALAFAVAASANLPTLLYSLFWKRFTTTGAVCSIYGGLATSVLLVVFSPVVSGKPTSLVPGSDFAWFPLENPGLVSIPIGFLLGWIGTLLSKETADPAKYAELEVRSLTGLGAH
- the moaA gene encoding GTP 3',8-cyclase MoaA, which gives rise to MAAVLIDSFGRTAVDLRVSLTDRCNLRCTYCMPEEGMQWLAKPQLLTDEEIVRLVRIATTDLGVTEVRFTGGEPLLRPGLVGIVADCAALEQRPRLSLTTNAIGLARTAAALRDAGLDRVNVSLDTLDPDTFHTLSRRHRHQDVLDGLAAAEKAGLAPVKVNTVLLRGVNDHEAPDLLAWCLEHGYELRFIEQMPLDAQHGWQRASMVTAEEILERLAARFTLTPEPAARRGAAPAERWLVDGGPARVGVIASVTRPFCRACDRTRLTADGQVRNCLFAREETDLRTALRSGGSDAEIADLWRAAMWGKKAGAGIDDPDFLQPARPMSAIGG
- a CDS encoding DUF3099 domain-containing protein; its protein translation is MGKSIGRGEVFRITGARASLTDDVRGRQRRYIISMSIRTLCVILAVVLWNVERPLAIVALVGGAILPYIAVVVANAGRENAPGLPSSFVHSEPPPLAGPDRDAEQASEEPEEPVTVVGEAEERARERS
- a CDS encoding GlsB/YeaQ/YmgE family stress response membrane protein, producing MSFIWAIIAGLIIGLLAKLVLPGRQPIPLWLTIILGIVGGLVGNALASAFGVRHTSGIDWIRHIFQIGAAAVLIAVFSPMWGRRNV
- a CDS encoding metallopeptidase TldD-related protein: MESTHGRATQPAPHEIVERALELSRADGCIVIADEESSANLRWAANALTTNGVTRSRTLTVIATVDGAEGTASGVVSREAVTADELESLVRAAEQAARDAGPAEDAQPLVGGAAADAGFTAAPAETDIGVFGDFAPALGEAFARSRDGGRLLYGFARHEMTSTYLGTSTGLRLRHDQPTGTVELNAKTADLAGSAWAGAATRDFRDVDPGALEEQLAQRLAWGKRRIDLPAGRYETLLPPSAVADLMVYLGWSLGGRDAAEGRTVFSRTGGATRLGERLSPLPLTLRSDPAEPGLESAPFVVAHSSGGDQSAFDNGLPLAATDWVRDGELANLLTSRHSAGLTGLPVRPSVDNLVLETADRAGAPTLEEMVARTERGLLLTCLWYIREVDPATLLLTGLTRDGVYLVEGGEVVGAVNNFRFNESPVDLLGRITEAGRTERCLPREWGDWFTRAAMPPVRVPDFNMSSVSQAS